From Pseudobdellovibrio exovorus JSS, a single genomic window includes:
- a CDS encoding zinc ribbon domain-containing protein, whose protein sequence is MSSSRRTEKWLNRGLWLISVIFASFLIGLGGLVVHDLPKTQKTSELKDFVEPLRHESLLNQVKARDYEIRQVEKELADANVIIQQQERAYANSKEVFNNWLATRYTTKDLTQNEEVLAKTRELEQQQLSIRKQSEKIDALQEKQTELYQLRTKEQDQLSDFQSEGYKLMHKAERTQEIQVFLLRLALTLPLLLIGAWLFARKRHSTYWPFVWGFIFFALFAFFVELVPYLPSYGGYVRYIVGIVVTFFIGHYSIKALQKYLENQKKAESMPSTELKEKLNYDLAHQRLARSICPGCERPIDLKDPARNFCVHCGTCVYNNCTQCQTRKNAFAKHCHSCGATA, encoded by the coding sequence ATGTCATCGTCTCGCAGAACAGAAAAATGGTTAAATCGTGGCCTTTGGCTGATTTCGGTGATCTTCGCTTCTTTTCTGATTGGACTCGGTGGCCTTGTTGTTCACGACTTGCCAAAGACACAAAAAACTTCTGAATTAAAAGATTTTGTCGAGCCTCTTCGCCATGAATCGCTACTAAATCAAGTCAAAGCTCGCGACTACGAAATCCGCCAAGTTGAAAAAGAATTGGCGGATGCCAATGTGATTATTCAGCAACAAGAGCGCGCCTACGCTAACTCAAAAGAAGTTTTCAACAACTGGCTTGCCACCCGTTATACAACAAAAGATCTGACTCAAAACGAAGAGGTCTTAGCTAAAACACGCGAACTGGAACAACAGCAGCTCTCTATCCGCAAACAGTCTGAAAAAATAGATGCCCTACAAGAAAAGCAGACGGAGCTTTATCAACTGCGCACCAAAGAGCAAGATCAACTGAGTGACTTCCAAAGTGAAGGTTACAAACTGATGCACAAAGCTGAACGCACACAGGAAATTCAAGTTTTTCTATTGCGTCTGGCTCTGACGCTACCACTTCTACTCATTGGAGCATGGCTTTTTGCACGTAAACGTCACAGCACCTATTGGCCATTTGTTTGGGGATTTATTTTCTTTGCTCTATTCGCTTTCTTTGTTGAGCTTGTTCCTTATCTGCCGAGTTATGGCGGCTATGTTCGCTACATTGTCGGCATCGTCGTTACCTTTTTCATAGGACATTACTCGATTAAGGCTCTGCAAAAGTACCTCGAAAACCAGAAAAAAGCAGAGTCTATGCCCAGCACAGAATTAAAAGAAAAACTGAACTACGATTTAGCTCACCAAAGACTAGCGCGCAGCATTTGTCCGGGATGTGAACGTCCGATTGATTTGAAAGATCCCGCGCGCAACTTCTGCGTCCACTGCGGAACATGTGTTTACAATAACTGCACGCAATGCCAAACGCGTAAGAATGCTTTTGCAAAACACTGCCACAGTTGCGGAGCTACGGCGTAA
- a CDS encoding nucleotidyltransferase family protein, whose translation MAELAGIVTAGLQKHNISATLVGGAVVSIYTQNEYQSHDLDFISPNDHQKIIEAMIDLGFSRAGRSFEHPSTHFTIEFPTGPLAIGDDVPVKPEGQIKTKYGKVTLLSPTQCVMDRLAWFYHNNDRQCLDQAVMVATDNNINLTKVKRWSEKEKSTEKFQIFLNRLKATKK comes from the coding sequence GTGGCTGAGCTTGCAGGCATAGTGACTGCGGGTTTACAAAAACATAATATCAGCGCCACTCTTGTCGGGGGAGCAGTTGTTTCAATTTACACTCAAAACGAATATCAATCACATGATTTAGATTTTATAAGCCCCAACGATCATCAAAAAATCATAGAAGCTATGATTGATTTAGGATTTTCCAGAGCAGGAAGAAGTTTTGAGCATCCATCGACTCACTTTACGATTGAGTTTCCAACAGGTCCGTTAGCAATAGGCGATGATGTTCCTGTAAAACCGGAAGGACAAATTAAAACCAAATATGGCAAAGTTACACTTCTTTCGCCCACTCAATGTGTAATGGATCGGTTGGCGTGGTTTTACCACAATAATGACCGCCAGTGCCTTGATCAGGCCGTCATGGTTGCCACTGATAACAATATCAATTTAACAAAGGTAAAGCGTTGGTCTGAAAAAGAAAAATCAACCGAAAAGTTTCAGATATTTTTAAACCGACTTAAAGCTACGAAAAAATAA